The window TCCTGCTTGGATCCGCCTGTCCCGGGTGTGCCTCATCCCCCAGCTCCACCTGTCCCGGGCTAACCCGGAGCAGTTCatccctctgcctctgcctgtcCAGTGCTAATCTGGAGCGGTTTATCCCTCTGGATCTTCCTCTCCCGGGTCtaacccagagcagctcagtccCCTGTCCCTTCCTGTCCCGGGTCtaacccagagcagctcagtccCCTGGCCCCGCCTGTCCCGGGCtaacccagagcagctcagtgccCTGGCCCCGCCTGTCCCGGGTCtaacccagagcagctcagtccCCTGGCCCCGCCTGTCCCGGGTCTAACCCGGAGCGCTTTATCCCCCTGTCCCGCCTGTCTGTGCTGATGTctcctgtcccctgctgtcccctgctgtccccaggccgGGCGACGGCGGCAAGAAGAAGCACATCTGCCACATCCCCGAGTGCGGGCGCACCTTCCGCAAGACGTCGCTGCTGCGGGCGCACGTGCGGCTGCACACGGGCGAGCGGCCCTTCGTGTGCAACTGGGTGTTCTGCGGCAAGCGCTTCACGCGCTCCGACGAGCTGCAGCGGCACGCGCGCACCCACACAGGTCTGCACCGCGCCCGGGGGGCTGGGGAGCCATCCCTCGTGGGgctggggtgtccctgcagggtccctgtgcacaAGGAACCATCCCTGACAGGGCtggggtgtcccctgtgcccaAGGAACCATCCCTAATGGGGCTGGGGTATCCCCTGTTCACAGGGCAGCACCCCCAAATGGGGCTGGGGTATCCCCTGTGCCCAAGGAACCATCCCTCGTGGGgctggggtgtccctgcagggtccctgtgcccaaGGAACCATCCCTAATGGGGCtggggtgtcccctgtgcccaAGGAACCATCCCTCATGGGGCTGGGGTATCCCCTGTGCCCAAGGAACCATCCCTGACAGGGCtggggtgtcccctgtgcccaAGGAGCCATCCCTCATGACAGGGCTGGGGTGCCCCCTGTGCCCAAGGAACCATCCCTCGTGGGGCTGGGGTGTCACCTGTGCCCAAGGAACCATCCCTAATGGGGCTGGGGTGTCCCTGGAGGGTCCCTGTGCACAAGGAACCATCCCTGACAGGGCtggggtgtcccctgtgccaAAGGAACCATCCCTAATGGGGCTGGGGTATCCCCTGTTCACAGGGCAGCACCCCCAAATGGGGCTGGGGTATCCCCTGTGCCCAAGGAACCATCCCTGACAGGGCTGGGGTATCCCCTGTGCCCAAGGAACCACCTCTGACAGGGCtggggtgtcccctgtgcccaAGGAACCATCCCTAATGGGGCtggggtgtcccctgtgcccaAGGAACCATCCCTAATGGGGCtggggtgtcccctgtgcccaAGGAACCATCCCTCGTGGGGCTGGGGTGTCACCTGTTCACAGGGCAGCACCCCCAAATGGGGCTGGGGTATCCCCTGTGCCCAAGGAACCACCTCTGACAGGGCtggggtgtcccctgtgcccaAGGAACTATCCCTCGTGGGGCtggggtgtcccctgtgcccaAGGAACCATCTCTAATGGGGCTGGGGTATCCCCTGTTCACAGGGCAGCACCCCCACACAGGTCTGCACAACCCTGTGGGGCACATGGGGCCAGGGACAGAGCCCCTAATGGGGCTGGGGTGtcacctgtgcccagggaaGAACCCCCAAAAGGGTTGGCATATCCCTGCAGGGTCCCCATTCCGAAAGCAGCGCCCCCAAACGGGGCTGGGGTATCCCTGGAGTGTCCCCGTTCCCAGGGCAGCACCCCCCAAACGGGGCTGGGGGACCCCCAGGTTCACTTTGGGAGCCACCGGGGTGATCTGGGCAGGTCTGGGGGGGCTCTGGAGGGTTTTGGGGGAGTCTGTGGTGACAGAGGTGTCACAGAAAGGGATGGCCATCAAGGGGACGTGTCTTAGGGTGTCACCACCCTGAGAGCCACTGGGGTGATCCTGGGCAGGTCTGGGGGGCTCTGGAGGGTTTTGGGGGAGTCTGTGGTGATGGAGGTGTCATGGAAAGGGATGGCCATCAAGGGAACATGAGGGTGTCACCGCCCTGAGAGCCACTGGGGTGATCTGGGCAGGTCTGGGGGGGCTCTGGAGGGTTTTGGGGGGTGGTCTCTGGTGACAGAGGTGTCACGGAAAGGGATGGCCATCAAGGGGACATGTCTTAGGGTGTCACCGCCCTGAGAGCCACCGGGGTGATCCTGGGCAGGTCTGGGGGGCTCTGGAGGGTTTTGGGGGGTGGTCTCTGGTGACAGAGGTGTCACGGAAAGGGATGGCCATCAAGGGGACATGAGGGTGTCACCGCCCTGAGAGCCACCGGGATGATCCTGGGCAGGTCTGGGGGGCTCTGGAGGGTTTTGGGGGGGGTCTCTGGTGACAGGGCCGTGTCCTGGGGGTGTCACCCCCTGCCCTGAGGCCCCTGGGGTGACcccggtgtccctgtccccgcaggTGACAAACGCTTCGAGTGCGCGCAGTGCCAGAAACGCTTCATGCGCTCCGACCACCTGACCAAGCACTACAAGACACACCTGGTCACTAAGAACCTGTAGGGCACGGGGGGCACCCCCTGCGCCCCCAGACCCACGGCCCCGCAGCCCGGGGCCACCTGCAGCACTCCAGGCAGGGACCCTGGGCACGTCCCTGCCCGACCGACCGCGCCGAGCACCCCCAAAACGGGGCTGGGGGCGTCCCCAGGGGCCCGCGGGCTCAGGGGGTGCCCCTACGGCCCAGGAAGGTTTAGGGGTCACCCGGAGCCCCCCCTGTGAACCCCACAGGTTTAGGGGGTGACCCAGACCCTCCCCTGTGACCCAGAGCCCTCCTGTGCCCCCACAGGCTGATGGGGTCCCCCAGACCCTTGGTGTGaccccccattttcccccgtTTTCCCCCCCCAGGTGTGGGGCAGGAGCCCCGGAGCGGCTCCAGAGCACATTCCTACTTTATATTTAAAGTCTATAAATAGCTATAAATATCTATATCCCCTTTGGGACAGCCCTGTTTTCTATCAGTCGTTGCCTTACGCTCCCCCGTCCCGCCCGCCCCGTGGATCATGAGTGCTTTTTTAATCTATTTAACCCCCAAAACTCCCTTTGTCCCCCCTCATGGCCAATTCCTCTCTCCCAGTTTTTGTTTCCGAGCAACGTTGGcaattcccctttttttttttttttttttttttgcaatttttggaCTCcatcccttttttattttctttccttttcccttccttttttttttttctttttcttttttccccttttttcttccttattttttattttcgcccctttttctttgcttttttcctcccccttttccttccttatttttttccctttttccttccttattttttatttttccccttattttttattttcatccctttttccttcccttttcccttccttatttttttccctttttccttccttatttttcattttcccctttttttcttccttatttttttattttccccccttttcccttccttttttcttcgtttttccctttttccttccttttcttttccccccttttcccttcgttatttcttatttttcccttccttattttttttccccttttcccttccttattttttttctccttttcccttccatattttttctttttccccttttctcttccttatttttccccattttccattcctcattttttctttttcccccactttttcccttcacaatttttttaaatttttcctccattttcccttccttatttttttattttcacccccttttcctcccttagttttttattatttttcccctttcccctctccctttttgtttccttttccccatcccCGCGTGTGCCCCCCGTGTACAGTGTACATTGTATCATAGATTTATTGCTTTGGAGCtttaaattaaacagaaattcCGTTTATTTTTGTGCTGTGCCCGTCCCAGGGCGTTCCTGGGCTTCCCCTGCTCAATAAAATCCCCGAGGCGCCTCCGGATccggggatttggggggatttggggcattttggggaattgctggggtttgggggaaTGGATGGAGTTTGGGGGGAattggtggggtttggggggaatTTATGAAATTTAGGGCAatggatggggtttggggaatggatgggatttgggggatttgggtgGGATGTGGAGGAATTGATGAGATTTGGGAGGTTTGGGGGGAATTTATGGGATTTGGAGGAAttgatgggatttgggggaattgGTGGGAAATTGAGGAATTTTAGCAGGAAATGGTTCAGCTcctgctgtgagctgctggctcGGGACTGGGGGATTGTCCCCAAACCCCCGTCCCCAAATCCCCGTCCCCAAATCCCCGTCCCCAAATCCCcgtccccaaatccccatccCCAAACCCCCGTCCCCAAATCCCCGTCCCCAAATCCCTGTCATCCCCACATgccctgtccccaaacccccgTCCCCAAATCCCCGTCCCCAAATCCCCGTCCCCAAATCCCcgtccccaaatccccatccCCAAACCCCCGTCCCCAAATCCCCGTCCCCAAATGCCCTGTCATCCCCACATgccctgtccccaaacccccgtccccaaatccctgtccccaaatccccgtCCCTTGTCGCAGCATCCCAAACACGCCATACCCACATCCCTGTGCTCGatgtccccaaatccctgtccccaccgTGTCTCAGCCCCTTGTCACCGCCTCCCGAGCCCCgaatgtccccaaatgtcccaaatccccaaactgctgtccccgctgtcccctgcATGTCCCCGCGTCCCCCTCCCGCCATCGTTGCCCCTTTAAGAGCCCCCGCACCTCTCTAAACCCAGCCACTACTTCCGGGTCTTTTGTCCCCGCCCCTTTCGCCTCCCCCCAATGGGCAGCCAGCTCCTACAGAGGCGCGCGCGCTCTGCCTTCTCTTattggctgtgctctgggaggCGTGGCCGCGCTTGTGGGAGGCGTGGCCGCCTTAGCCACGCCTCCGGCGCGGTGGGGGCTCGGCGCGGCCGcgatggagctggagcagctgcggAAAAGCTACCGGGGGGACAGCGAGGTGGGAccgggacagcggggacaccggggggacacggggggacaccggggaggGTCTGGCACGGGGGCACCCCGGGATTACCCCCCCAAGGCCCGGAGAAGCCCCTCTCGGACGGGGAGACCGCCCACGCGGCCGCTGCCCAGCGTGTCCCCAAGGCTTGGGGACAGCCCCGAGCCAGGGTGACACCcccaggatgtccccaaggCTTGGGGACAGCCCCGAGCCAGGGTGACACCcccaggatgtccccaaggCTTGGGGACAGCCCCCAGCCAGGGTGACACCCCCGGGATGTCCCCAAGGCTCGGGGACAGCCCCCAGCCAGGGTGACACCCCCGGGATGTCCCCAAGCCCTGCGGTGTCCCCACCTTCCCCTCGTcaccccggtgtccccaggCGTTCGAGGAGTGCCACCTGGTGTCCCTGACCCCCCTGGGTGACCTCTGacccccccaatgtccccaggcgTTCGAGGAGTGccacctggtgtccctggaTCCCCTGGAGCAGTTCCGGGCCTGGCTGCAGGACGCGCTGCAGTGCCCGGACATCGCCGAGGCCAACGCCATGTGCCTggccacctgctccaggtgacaatgggggacacaggggggacaccggggacatgGGGGATacacaggggctgggacaggggccgTGTGCCTggccacctgctccaggtgacaatggggggacagggagtgggacaggggggacacaCAGGGTCACCCAGTGTGTGCGGGgggggggacaccagggacactgggggggtggcacaggggggaCATTGGGACGGTACACGGGGTGACACTGAGGTGACACTGGGCTGGGACAGGTAACACACAGACGTGACACAGGGGGGGCAcgggtgacactggggtgacaGAGAGGTGAtgcaggtgacacaggggtgACAAGGGTGACACAGGTGgcacacagaggtgacacaggtgacacacaagggtgacacaggggtgacacaggtgacacacagaggtgacacaggggtgacatgggtgacacaggggtgacacaggtgacacacaaggtgacacaggggtgacaagggtgacacaggtgacacacagaggTGACAGGTGACACACAAGGTGACACGGGTGACACAGGTGgcacacagaggtgacacaggtgacacacaagGTGACAGGGGGTGACACGCGCTGTCCCGCAGGGACGGGCGGCCCTCGGCGCGCATGGTGCTGCTGAAGGGGCTGGGGCCGGACGGGCTGCGCTTCTTCACCAACTACGAGAGCAGGAAGGGCCGGGAGCTGGtgagggacacacggacacacagaaATCAATCCTGAGAAATCCCAGTAAATCAGCCCCGATAAATCCCAAATTCCGGGAGCTGGtgagggacacacggacacacggagAGCCCCAGAAATCAATCCTGAGAAATCCCAGTAAATCAGCCCCGataaatcccaaattcctgcagctggtgaGGGACCAGGGACCCAGAAACACCAGGAATAAATCCTGAGAAATGCCAATAAATCCCGATAAATAAATCTCGATAAATAAATCCCGATAAATCCCAGTAAATAAATCCTGATAAATAAATCCCAATAAATAAATCCCAATAAATAAATCCCGATAAATCCCAATGAATCAATCCCCATAAGTAAATCCCAATAAATAAAACCCAATAAATAAATCCCGATAAATCCCAATAAATAAACCCCGACAAATCCCaataaataaacccaaataaacGCGTAATTCAGGCCCAGAACAGCGCGGCTctgcctcagctccctctgTTCCCACAGGACTCCAACCCCTTCGCCTCCCTCGTGTTCTACTGGGAGCCGCTCTGCCGGCAGGTGAGGGGGGGTCCCCAAATCCTGGGGGGGAATTGGGGCTGGGGGCCGCCCCCGGTGGGcgctgtgggcaggcagggcgGGTGCGGTTTTGGGGGAAAAGTGGGGGAATGAGGGGGTTTTGTGCTCAGGAGCCCCTTTAACGCCACTGGCCCGAGCCCCGGGGATGGTGGTGCCCAGCAGGCATGAGATCCGTGCACTTTTTGGGTGAAAAAGTCAGGGAATGGGGCAATTCCATGTCCGGGAGCCCcttgggagctgtgctggcccagGTGCACATCgagggctcagggctgtccccaggtgagGGCTGGGGGCTCGGTGCCATCCCCAGgtgagggctgggggctcagggctgtccccaggtgtgcaTCGAGGTCTCGGTGCCATCCCCAGgtgagggctgggggctcagggctgtccccaggtgtgggctgggggctcagggctgtccccaggtgagggctgggggctcagggctgtccccaggtgtgggctgggggctcagggctgtccccaggtgagggctggggtctcagggctgtccccaggtgagggctgggggctcagggctgtccccaggtgagggctgggggctcagggctgtccccaggtgagggctggggtctcagggctgtccccaggtgagggctgggggctcggggctgtccccaggtgagggctgggggctcggggctgtccccaggtgagggctggggtctcagggctgtccccaggtgagggctgggggctcggggctgtccccaggtgcgCATTGAGGTCTCGGTGCCGTCCCCAGGTGCGCATCGAGGGCTCGGTGCGGCGCCTGCCCGAGGAGGAATCCGAGCGCTATTTCCActcccggccccggggcagccaGATCGGGGCCCTGGTGAGCCGGCAGAGCTCGGTCATCCCTGACAGAGAGGTGAGCCCGGGCCGGGACCGGCTCTGGGGTCCCCATTCACCTTTGGGATCGGCTGTGGGATCTCCTTTCCCTCTGGGGACCCCCTCACTCCCCGTTCCCTGTGGGATCCCCTTTCTCTTTGTGATCCCCTCACTCCCCGCTGTTCCCCTCGCTCCCCGCAGTACCTGCGCAAGAAGAACgcggagctggaggagctgtaCCGGGACAAGGCGGTGCCCAGGCCGGACTACTGGTGAGACTGggggggctgagcccccctgagcccccaaatccccccgaaccccccaaatccccccgaaaccccaaatcccaccgaACCCCCCGCCCCCGATGGCGGCTGTCCCTTGCAGGGGCGCGTACGTGGTGGAGCCGGAGCTGGTGGAGTTCTGGCAGGGCCAATCGAACCGGCTGCACGACCGGATCGTGTTCCGGCGGCTGCGGGACCGCGCGGCGCCGCTCGGGGCCATGACCCGCCGCGGCCACGGCGACTGGGTGTACGAGCGCCTGTCGCCGTGAGCCCGCCCGGGACGGCCCGGGATGGTCCCGGGAATGGTCCCGGAACGGCCCGGGATGGTCCCGGAATGGCCCCGGAACGGCCCGGGATGGTCCCGGAACGGTCCCGGGAATGGTCCGGGATGGTCCCGGAACGGCCCCAAGTGTCGCAGCCGCCCCGCCCCGTCCCTCGCTGTGTGCTGGGGATGGGCCCGGAGCTGCCCCCGCCCCGTCTGCAGTCGCTGCCGGTGGTTAATTAATCGCGTTAATGATTGTGCAGGGTCCAGCTGTGACCCCAGTGATCCCCCTGTTCCTGTgcccgtccctgtccctggccaTGTGCTGGGAATGCCTTCAGAGCTTCCCTCACCCAGAGTGTCCCCAATTCTGTCTCCACCCACTCCCCGTGGTTAATTAATCGTGTTAATGATCGTGCAGGCACCAGCTGTGAGCCCCCTGTCACTGTCgctgtgccaccactgccacctcTCTCTCGGTGTTTTGGCTGGAATCGTGGCAATTGTTTTAGCATGGAATCGTGCTCAAGTCCCAGGTCATTACTGCTGTTGTTTAATTAACTTAAATCGTGTCACCGCTGCCGTGCCCCGTCCCAGGGCCGTGAGACCCCAACCCTCGGCCCGTCCCCTCCTCCAGATGCCGGAAAAGAACAATAAATCGGGATTTATGTGGAGGCGTGGAGCCTTTGGTTATTTAGTACCGGGTTAACGTTTAACCAGGCAGGGCCGGGCTCTCCTGGGACAGCTGGAGCAAATCCCGGGCTGGAACCAGCTCCAAAACCGGCCCCGGTTCCGTGTTTGCTGTCCCGGAGTGGACCCAGCCCCGGTTCCGTGTTTGCTGTCCCGGAGTGGACCCAGCCCCGGTTCTGTGTTTGCTGTCCCGGAGCGGGACCGTGCCTGTCCCGGGGGATGCCAGGCCAGCCCTGGCACGCAGGCACGGTGGCCACGGCGCTGTCACCGCCTTCGTGGCACTGTCACAGCCCCTGGTGGCTCTGGAGCTTTCCCACCCCCCCATGCCGGGTTTCGGGATCCGCGTCCGCTCCCTCCGCCCTGCCCCGGTCCGGCACTccccggcacggccccgctCCCTCCGCGTCCCGCCGCATCCGGAGCCTTCCCCCGTTCCGGGCCGGATCCCGGGATCCGCGGAGCtcccccggagccgccgccgctcccAGGCTCGCTTTATTAACCACAGTTAATTAGCGGCAGGCGCGAGCGGGGTGGGACCCCGGCTTCCAGCAGCGGGCAGCGATCCCCGGGGAACGGAACGCGGCTCCTCCGGGTGCGATCCGCGGGGAACGGGGCTCCTCCGGGGAGGGATTCCCGAGGGAAACGCGGCTCCTCCGGGTGAGATCCCCGGGGAACGGAACGCGGCTCCTCCGGGTGCGACCCGCGGGGAAACGGGGCTCCTCCGGGGAGGGATTCCCGAGGGAAACGCGGCTCCTCCGGGTGAGATCCCCGGGGATCGGTCCTGCCGCTCgttccctggggacagggaagtGTCGCATCCCCTCTCGGGGGACACTCGGCCATCGGCGGCTCCGCAGCCCCTCGGGATCGGGACACGAGCGGGGCTCGGCCCCAAAAAGTGACGGGAGGAGGGGATTGGGGATCGGGATCGGGGGGAGTGTCCTCGTTCATCCCGGTACGGACCGGTCCGCGCTGCGCAGGGAGGGACGGGGAGCgcgggccccgccgcgccccggggTCGGTCCCGCAGCTCCGGGATCATCCCGCGGACGATTCCGCAAATCCCATCCCGAGTCCTGCCCGGTGCCCGGGGCCCGCAGCCCGGCCGGGTCACTGCTCCTGCCGCTCGCCGGCCCCGCACAGGTTGGGATGCTCGGCCAGCGTCGCCCGcactttcttcttctccttgaaGCGGCCGGAGTGCGAGACCTTGACGTGCTTGCCCTTGGTGCTCTTGTCCACGATCTTCTCGAGGCGGGCGGCGAAGCCGGGGCTGCCCTCGGGGCCGCTCCCGTCCGCGCCGTCCGCGCCGGGCGCCGCGGGGCCCTCGGGGCTCTCGTACAGCACCGGGGCCGCCGCCTGGCGCTTCCGCAGGAACGTCAGCTTCCACCAGCCGTGCCCGTCGGCCATCCTGCACGGGAGCGGCACCGGGGCTCGGCTCCGGCCGGCGCTCCCGGGGCCGCATCGGGGGCGCGGCGCTGCCCTCCCGCGGACGCTCGGGGCGGATCCCCGGGGGcaccggggcggggcgggcgctgcGCGGCCCGGGAATCCCGGGGATTCCGGGAAAAGCGGGGAAAGGGCCTCGGGCAGCGCCGGGAGCTGCCCTTATCGGCCACGTGCGGCGGGAGGGCAAACAGGAACAGGAACCGGGGCGCAGGTGGCGGCACCGGGGAGTGCCGGGGGCGCTGCCGGGGTCCCCCCGCCCCAGCCCGGCCTCGGGGCTCGCCGGTACCCGCCGGGACCGGGGGAGGCTCCGGGAAGGGGCGGGAGGGCTCCGGAGGCACGGAGGGGATTCCCAgggcccggggccagccctgccccgtgtccccgtccctgtcccagTGACGCTCGGCCACCAGCGAGCCCTCCCGGATGTCGCTTTGGGGATAAAAACCCCTTTTCCCTCGGCGGCACGGGGACAGGGGCACGGAGACCGCGGCCACCGCCCCGCCGGTGGCACCCGTGTCCCCAGCGCCACCTCCCCGTGCCACAGCCAGGGGGGACCGTCCCCGGCCGTGTCCCCAGAGCGTCCCCGGGGCTCCCacagcccatccccagcccgGACACCGCACCCCGGTACCTGCTCCTGCCGCCtccgggggtcccgggggtcccgggTTTTCCCTGGGTTGTCCCGGGGTGTCCCGGGTGTGTCCCGGGTGTGTCCCGGGtgtgtcccggtgtcccggggGGCAGCACGGGCAGGTGCCGCTCACCTGCGGCTGTCCCCGTGTTCCCGTCAAGGTGAACCCgctcccaaacccctcctgccGGAGCAAACAGCGGGGCCGGGCCAGGCACGGCTGAATATTCATGACGGGGAGCGGTGCCAGCCCCGGGAGGGTGGCCCTGGGTGGCCTCAGGTGGCCCTGGGTGGCTCCGGGTTGCTCTGGGTGGCTCTGGGCACCTCTGGGTGGCTCCGCATGGCTCCGAGTGGCCTCGGGTGTCCCCGGATGGCTCTGGATGGCCCCCGGTGGCCGGGATGTGTCCTGGGGCTCCCAGTGGGACCCcggctctgtgctgggctcccaGCGGATCCCAAGGGATCCGGGACCTGTTCTGGGGGGATCCCTGAGGGACCTGGGGGGATCTGGGCTCCCCTCTGGGACGAATGGGGATCCCGCAGGGTTTGGGATCCCCTCGGGAGCCTCCGGGGCATCCCCGCGGGACGGCTGGGGGGGACCTTGGGACCGGCACCGGGACTGGTGCCAGGTTtgggaccgggaccgggactAAGGCCAGAATTGGGATCGGGACTGGGACCAGGCTTGGAAATGGGACTGGGATTGTGGCCGGGATCGGGATTGGTTCCAGGATCGGGACTGGGATTGTGGCCGAGACCGGGATCGGGACTGTGACCGGGACCGGGCTTTGGCGCCAGGTTTGGAACCGGGACCGGGACCCCAGAAACTCCCACCGCACGCTCCGATTGGTCCGGGCTGACCACGCCCCTTTCCCATCCAGCCAATGGAAGCACAGGGACGTGGCGCTGCCTCCGAGCTGCCGCTTTCTGATTGGCGGGAGTTCGACCTTTGGGCGGAGCGCGTTTTGATTGGCCGAGGCGCTGGCGCTGAGGGAGGCGATTGGCTGGGGCGGGGAGGGCGGAAGTGGAGAGGCGGGGCCGGGAAAGATGCAGGTGCGGACCGGGAGCGGGaccgggatcgggatcgggatcgggagcgggagcgggagcgggagcgggatcgggagcgggagcgggagcggagAAGGGTCCGGAACAGGGACCgggacaggggaaggggctgggaccGGCATGGGGATCCGGAACGGGATTGGGTTCGGGAGTGGGATCGGAAACGGGACCGGGAGCGGGGAAGGGCCCGGGATCGGGTCCAGGCGCGGGGCAGCGGGGACAGCCCGGGCCTGGCACTGAAGCGGAGGGtcccggtgccgctcccggtgccgctcccggtgccggtTCCGGTTGCCGCAGCCCCGCCCCTGCCGTGTTCTCCCCGCAGGCTCCCCAGGACTACCGGAATGTGCCCATCGACATCCAGACCAGCAAGCTTCTGGGTACGGGAACGAACCCCTGCTCCGGGCAGCGACCGGGAATTTACCCCG is drawn from Melospiza georgiana isolate bMelGeo1 chromosome 28, bMelGeo1.pri, whole genome shotgun sequence and contains these coding sequences:
- the PNPO gene encoding pyridoxine-5'-phosphate oxidase codes for the protein MELEQLRKSYRGDSEAFEECHLVSLDPLEQFRAWLQDALQCPDIAEANAMCLATCSRDGRPSARMVLLKGLGPDGLRFFTNYESRKGRELDSNPFASLVFYWEPLCRQVRIEGSVRRLPEEESERYFHSRPRGSQIGALVSRQSSVIPDREYLRKKNAELEELYRDKAVPRPDYWGAYVVEPELVEFWQGQSNRLHDRIVFRRLRDRAAPLGAMTRRGHGDWVYERLSP
- the PRR15L gene encoding proline-rich protein 15-like protein, with product MADGHGWWKLTFLRKRQAAAPVLYESPEGPAAPGADGADGSGPEGSPGFAARLEKIVDKSTKGKHVKVSHSGRFKEKKKVRATLAEHPNLCGAGERQEQ